GGACAAACAATTCGTATTCGCAACACACCATTTAAAGTCATCGGAACGTTGCAACCGAAAGGACAAAATATGATGGGACAAGACCAAGACGATGTTGTGCTTGTTCCCTACACAACGTTGATGAAACGTTTTATGGGAAACAATACTCGTGAATGGAGATTTATCGCTTCAGCAAGAAGTAAAGCCCAAATCACTGAAGCGCAACAGCAAATCACAGAATTACTGCGCGTACGTCATAAACTTTCACCGATGGATGACAATGATTTTACCATTCGAACACAAACTGAAATTGCAGAAGCATCAACATCAACGTCAAAAATTATGACGATGTTGTTGGGAAGTATTGCCGGCGTTTCTCTCATCGTTGGAGGAATTGGCATTATGAACATTATGCTTGTCTCTGTTACAGAGCGAACGCGCGAAATCGGAATTCGCAAAGCAATTGGTGCGCGACGCGGTGATATACTTTCTCAATTTCTTACAGAAGCAATTGTTCTTGGTGTTGTCGGTGGAATATTGGGTATAGGTTTAGGAATTGCGGCTTCTAATCTTGTTGCAAAATTCGCGCTATGGCCTGTGTTTGTTTCTACTTCATCAATTATTCTCGCTGTTGGTTTTTCTGCCGCAGTAGGAATTTTTTTTGGATATTATCCTGCTAGAAAAGCGGCGTCACTCAATCCTATTGAAGCGTTACGTTATGAATAAAAAAGAGAATTGACGATGAATACATTGGTCAATATTGAAAATCGAAAAGACACACCATCTTTTTTCCGCAGAATTATTTTGTAACTTTTGCCCGCATTTTACATTTTTTATATAACAAGAAACAAAATCAATATGCCAACAAACACACTTACAATTACTGATAACAGAACAGGAAAGCAATATGAAATACCAATAGAGTACGAAACGATTCGTGCGATGGATTTACGCCAAATAAAAACTAAAGATGACGATTTCGGAATGATGACGTATGACCCTGCGTTTATGAACACAGCATCGTGTAAAAGCGCCGTTACGTTTATAGACGGAGATAAAGGAATTTTGCAATATCGAGGATATCCCATTGAACAACTCGCAGAAAGTTGTTCGTTCCTGGAAGTTGCTTATTTACTTTTGAACGGAGAACTTCCGACGCGTGAACAATACGACGCTTGGGTTCAGGAAGTCACGAATCATACGATGATTCACGAGAACATTAAAAAATTTATGGATGGTTATCATCACGACGCACATCCGATGGGAATGTTACTTGGAACAGTAGGAGCGCTTTCAACGTTCTATCCCGATGCGCGCAACATTCACGATACCAATTCCCGAAAACTTCAGATTGTACGATTGACGGCAAAAATGCCTACACTTGCAGCGTTTGCTTATCGTCATAGTATCGGGCTTCCGTACATTTATCCGGAAAACGGATTGAGTTTTGCAGAAAATTTTCTTTCGATGTTATTCGGAAAAACTGCGAAACATAATACAAATCCTGTTTTGGCAAAAGCATTAGATGTACTATTCATTCTCCACGCAGACCACGAACAAAATTGCAGCGCAAACTCGATGCGTTCCATTGGAAGTTC
The Ignavibacteria bacterium genome window above contains:
- a CDS encoding FtsX-like permease family protein; the encoded protein is MRFFEILRIAFDALLRNKMRSLLTMLGIIIGVGAVIAMVAIGQGAQTSVEAQINSLGTNVILIFPGNTTRGGVSSGAGSNTTLTEDDAKAIKEQCPAVSLMSPLLRSGGQIVSGNLNWSSSMQGGTVDYFSIRDWRLDLGEFFSEQDVRAATKVCLLGQTVVQQLFESANPIGQTIRIRNTPFKVIGTLQPKGQNMMGQDQDDVVLVPYTTLMKRFMGNNTREWRFIASARSKAQITEAQQQITELLRVRHKLSPMDDNDFTIRTQTEIAEASTSTSKIMTMLLGSIAGVSLIVGGIGIMNIMLVSVTERTREIGIRKAIGARRGDILSQFLTEAIVLGVVGGILGIGLGIAASNLVAKFALWPVFVSTSSIILAVGFSAAVGIFFGYYPARKAASLNPIEALRYE
- a CDS encoding citrate synthase, with product MPTNTLTITDNRTGKQYEIPIEYETIRAMDLRQIKTKDDDFGMMTYDPAFMNTASCKSAVTFIDGDKGILQYRGYPIEQLAESCSFLEVAYLLLNGELPTREQYDAWVQEVTNHTMIHENIKKFMDGYHHDAHPMGMLLGTVGALSTFYPDARNIHDTNSRKLQIVRLTAKMPTLAAFAYRHSIGLPYIYPENGLSFAENFLSMLFGKTAKHNTNPVLAKALDVLFILHADHEQNCSANSMRSIGSSLTDPFSATAGAIAALYGPLHGGANEEVLKMLREIGSLSNVPSFIKEVKEGKGSRLMGFGHRVYKNYDPRAKIIKKLADQVFDVTGRNPLLDIALELERIALEDEYFVKRKLYPNVDFYSGLIYQAMGFPTSMFTVLFAIGRTPGWLSQWQELLSDAEQKIARPRQIYIGHQQRDFVPFTKRG